A stretch of Castanea sativa cultivar Marrone di Chiusa Pesio chromosome 2, ASM4071231v1 DNA encodes these proteins:
- the LOC142624130 gene encoding ribosomal RNA small subunit methyltransferase, mitochondrial: MLRFPRSLSSSSFIPTQLTLSRSLRQLNARSSSRCHPKSNNDDNIHRREDNQGAPLHLYKSKGQHILTNPRVLDSIVRKSHIKPTDTVLEIGPGTGNLTLRLLQAARKVVAVEIDKRMVETLHKRVAEKGFEDQLTVICKDALKTKFPQFDLVVANIPYGISSPLVAKLVYGDKPFRSATLLLQKEFARRLLANPGDSEFNRLAVNVKLVADVEFVMDVSKRDFVPCPKVDSSVVIIRPKAEIPDVNLDEWSAFTRTCFGKKNKTLGATFKGKRKVLELLRLSRTTCSTESANNGDNYDCSNNTAADDDDEEVDSDEVDCYSSSCSETQMSVFKDKIIGVLKSGGFEAKRPSKLCNKELLHLLALFNQAGIYFHDQSKPRVRDADNIELAAAFSS; encoded by the exons ATGCTTCGCTTCCCAAGGTCTCTTTCCAGTTCCAGCTTCATTCCCACTCAGCTCACACTCTCACGCTCACTCCGTCAACTCAATGCAAGATCCAGTAGTCGTTGCCATCCCAAGAGCAACAATGACGACAACATTCATAGAAGAGAGGACAATCAAGGTGCGCCTTTACATCTATACAAGAGCAAGGGCCAGCACATCCTCACTAACCCTCGAGTCCTTGACTCCATTGTCCGAAAATCCCATATAAAACCCACTGATACGGTCCTTGAGATCGGACCCGGTACCGGGAATCTCACGCTGAGGCTTCTACAAGCTGCCAGGAAGGTTGTTGCTGTTGAAATCGATAAACGAATGGTTGAGACTCTCCACAAACGCGTAGCCGAGAAGGGGTTTGAAGATCAACTCACT GTTATATGTAAAGATGCGTTAAAGACTAAGTTTCCTCAATTTGATCTTGTAGTGGCCAACATTCCATATGGAATATCTTCACCTTTGGTGGCTAAGTTGGTATATGGGGATAAACCATTTAGGAGCGCCACGCTTCTCCTTCAAAAAGAGTTTGCACGGAGGCTGTTGGCTAATCCTGGTGATTCAGAGTTCAATCGCTTGGCGGTAAATGTGAAGTTGGTGGCTGATGTGGAGTTTGTCATGGACGTAAGCAAAAGGGACTTCGTTCCATGTCCAAAGGTTGATTCCTCCGTGGTTATTATCCGTCCCAAAGCTGAAATTCCTGATGTGAATCTGGATGAGTGGTCGGCTTTCACGAGAACCTGTTTTGGTAAGAAAAATAAGACGCTGGGTGCTACATTTAAGGGGAAGAGGAAGGTGTTGGAATTGTTGAGACTGTCCAGAACAACTTGCTCAACTGAAAGTGCCAACAATGGTGACAATTATGACTGCAGCAATAATACTGctgctgatgatgatgatgaagaagtggaTAGTGATGAAGTAGACTGTTATTCATCTTCTTGCTCAGAGACACAAATGAGTGTGTTCAAGGACAAGATCATAGGAGTTCTAAAATCAGGTGGTTTTGAAGCTAAGAGGCCTTCAAAGCTGTGTAACAAGGAGTTACTGCATTTACTTGCATTATTCAATCAAGCTGGAATATATTTTCATGATCAATCAAAGCCTAGGGTTAGGGATGCAGACAATATAGAACTTGCTGCAGCTTTCAGTTCATAG
- the LOC142624379 gene encoding serine hydroxymethyltransferase, mitochondrial encodes MAMAMALRRLASSIDKPIRPLFNGGSLYYMSSLPNEAVYEKEKTRVAWPKQLNAPLEAVDPEIANIIELEKARQWKGLELIPSENFTSVSVMEAVGSIMTNKYSEGYPGARYYGGNEYIDMAESLCQKRALEAFRLDPAKWGVNVQPLSGSPANFQVYTALLKPHDRIMALDLPHGGHLSHGYQTDTKKISAVSIFFETMPYRLDESTGYIDYDQMEKSATLFRPKLIVAGASAYARLYDYARIRKVCDKQKAILLADMAHISGLVAAGVIPSPFEYADVVTTTTHKSLRGPRGAMIFFRKGVKEINKQGKEVLYDYEDKINQAVFPGLQGGPHNHTISGLAVALKQATTPEYRAYQEQVLSNCSRFAQTLVEKGYELVSGGTENHLVLVNLKNKGIDGSRVEKVLESVHIAANKNTVPGDVSAMVPGGIRMGTPALTSRGFVEEDFAKVAEFFDASVKLAVKIKAETKGTKLKDFLAVQSAPHFQSEITKLRHEVEAYAKQFPTIGFEKETMKYKD; translated from the exons atGGCAATGGCAATGGCGCTTCGCAGGCTTGCCTCATCCATTGACAAGCCAATTCGCCCTCTCTTCAATGGCGGTTCCCTCTATTACAtg TCATCTTTGCCTAACGAGGCTGTGTACGAGAAGGAAAAAACCCGTGTCGCT tGGCCGAAGCAATTGAATGCTCCCCTGGAGGCTGTTGATCCCGAGATTGCTAACATTATAGAGCTAGAGAAAGCTAGACAATGGAAG GGGCTAGAACTCATTCCCTCAGAGAACTTCACTTCTGTCTCTGTAATGGAAGCAGTTGGATCTATCATGACTAACAAATACAGTGAAGGGTATCCTGGAGCTAGATACTATGGAGGAAATGA GTACATTGACATGGCAGAATCCTTATGCCAGAAGCGTGCTCTGGAAGCATTTCGTTTGGATCCAGCAAAATGGGGAG TGAACGTGCAGCCTCTATCTGGCTCTCCAGCCAATTTTCAAGTTTACACTGCGTTGTTAAAACCTCATGATCGAATCATGGCACTTGATCTTCCTCATGGTGGGCATCTATCCCATGGATATCAG ACTGACACCAAAAAGATATCTGCAGtctctatattttttgagaCAATGCCATATCGATTGGATGAGAGCACTGGCTATATTGACTATGACCAG ATGGAGAAAAGTGCCACACTATTCAGACCAAAGTTGATAGTAGCTGGTGCTAGTGCTTATGCACGGCTATATGATTATGCACGTATTCGTAAG GTCTGTGACAAACAGAAAGCTATATTGTTAGCAGATATGGCACACATTAGCGGGCTGGTGGCAGCTGGTGTCATCCCATCTCCTTTTGAGTATGCAGATGTAGTGACCACCACAACTCACAAGTCACTTCGTGGGCCACGTGGAGCAATGATTTTCTTCAGGAAGGGGGTAAAAGAGATTAACAAACAAGGGAAAGAG GTATTATATGATTACGAAGACAAAATAAATCAGGCTGTATTTCCTGGGCTTCAAGGTGGCCCACATAACCACACAATTTCTGGTTTAGCAGTTGCATTGAAACAG GCTACAACTCCAGAATACAGAGCCTATCAAGAGCAAGTTCTCAGTAATTGCTCAAGATTTGCACAG ACTCTGGTTGAGAAGGGTTATGAACTAGTTTCTGGTGGTACTGAGAACCACCTTGTTTTGGTGAATTTAAAGAACAAG GGTATTGATGGCTCCAGAGTTGAAAAGGTCTTGGAATCTGTTCACATTGCAGCCAACAAAAATACTGTTCCTGGAGATGTATCTGCCATGGTTCCTGGTGGCATCAGGATGG GAACCCCGGCTCTTACTTCTAGGGGATTTGTTGAGGAGGATTTTGCTAAGGTAGCAGAATTCTTTGACGCTTCTGTGAAGTTGGCGGTTAAGATCAAGGCAGAAACCAAAG GAACAAAGTTGAAGGACTTCTTGGCTGTACAGTCTGCTCCTCACTTCCAATCTGAGATCACAAAGCTCCGCCATGAGGTTGAGGCATATGCAAAGCAATTTCCCACAATAGGTTTTGAGAAAGAAACCATGAAGTACAAGGACTGA